A genome region from Bacteroides stercoris ATCC 43183 includes the following:
- a CDS encoding histidinol-phosphatase: MKTNYHTHTTRCMHAVGSDEEYVLSAIKGGFQILGFSDHTPWKYRTSYVADMRMLPEELPEYIESLQYLREKYREQIDIKIGLECEYFPEYIPWLKEQIKKYQLNYILFGNHHFHTDEKFPYFGHHTNNRDMLDLYEESAIEGMESGLYNCLAHPDLFMRSYPKFDHHCATISRHICRTAARLNIPLEYNIGYVAYNEEHGLNTYPCPNFWHIAANEGCTAIIGMDAHNNNDLEVPIYYERALQELKELKIKTTDTLKMMY, from the coding sequence ATGAAAACAAACTATCACACTCATACCACACGTTGCATGCATGCCGTCGGAAGCGATGAAGAATATGTTCTCAGCGCTATCAAAGGCGGTTTCCAGATACTTGGTTTCTCCGACCATACCCCTTGGAAGTACCGTACCAGCTACGTAGCCGATATGCGCATGCTTCCCGAGGAATTGCCGGAGTATATAGAAAGCCTGCAATATTTACGAGAAAAATACCGGGAGCAAATCGACATAAAAATAGGCTTGGAATGCGAATACTTTCCCGAATATATCCCTTGGCTGAAAGAACAGATTAAAAAGTACCAGTTGAACTACATCCTTTTCGGCAACCACCATTTCCACACGGATGAAAAATTCCCTTATTTCGGACATCACACAAACAATCGGGATATGCTCGACTTATACGAAGAGAGTGCTATCGAAGGGATGGAGAGCGGTCTGTATAATTGTCTTGCCCACCCTGACTTATTCATGCGCTCTTATCCCAAATTCGATCATCACTGTGCCACAATCAGCCGACATATCTGTCGGACCGCAGCCCGGCTTAACATTCCGTTGGAATATAACATCGGATATGTGGCATACAATGAGGAACACGGGTTAAACACCTATCCCTGCCCGAATTTCTGGCACATTGCTGCCAATGAAGGGTGCACAGCCATTATCGGTATGGACGCGCACAATAATAACGATTTAGAAGTTCCTATCTATTATGAACGTGCCTTACAAGAACTAAAGGAATTGAAGATTAAAACCACAGATACATTGAAGATGATGTATTAA
- a CDS encoding 5-formyltetrahydrofolate cyclo-ligase codes for MEKKKELRKRIALLKTLHKSTATHQSAEILAALEAHPVFRAASIILLYHSLPDEVHTHDFIRKWSTKKKILLPVVIGNDLELRVYTSPADLAIGAYGIEEPTGALFTDYATIDLVIVPGVAFDRDGNRLGRGKGYYDRLLPRIPSAYKVGICFPFQIVEEVPAEPFDIRMDEIITQQ; via the coding sequence ATGGAAAAGAAAAAAGAACTGCGCAAGCGTATAGCTTTACTGAAGACCCTTCACAAATCTACCGCTACGCATCAATCTGCTGAGATACTTGCCGCTCTCGAAGCACATCCGGTCTTTAGAGCGGCAAGCATTATATTATTATATCACTCATTGCCGGACGAAGTACACACACATGACTTCATCAGAAAATGGAGTACAAAGAAAAAAATACTCCTGCCTGTTGTCATAGGTAACGATTTGGAACTTCGCGTATATACAAGTCCTGCCGACCTTGCTATTGGAGCATATGGTATCGAGGAGCCTACGGGAGCATTGTTCACCGACTATGCCACAATAGACCTTGTCATTGTTCCGGGGGTAGCATTCGACCGTGACGGAAACCGGCTGGGAAGAGGAAAGGGGTACTACGACCGGCTGCTTCCCCGCATACCTTCCGCATACAAAGTCGGCATTTGCTTTCCGTTTCAAATAGTAGAAGAAGTTCCGGCAGAACCATTCGACATCCGTATGGACGAAATCATAACACAACAATGA
- a CDS encoding S41 family peptidase — translation MGTKNSSRFTPLIIAISVVAGILIGTFYAKHFAGNRLGIINGSSNKLNALLRVVDDQYVDSVNMTDLVEKAMPQILAELDPHSTYIPAQKLEAVNSELEGSFSGIGIQFTIQEDTIHVNSVIQGGPSEKVGLMAGDRIVMVNDSLFVGKGLTNEKAMRNLKGPKGTQVKLGVKRATEKELLDFTITRGDIPQNTIDAAYMLNDDFGYIQVSKFGRTSHVELLNAIAQLSHQKCKGFIIDLRGNTGGYMEAATRMVNEFLPEGKLIVYTQGRKYPRMEEYANGTGSCQKTPLVVLVDEGSASASEIFAGAIQDNDRGTIVGRRSFGKGLVQQPIDFSDGSAIRLTIARYYTPSGRCIQRPYESGKDSKYEMDWLTRYEHGEFFSKDSIKLDESLRYSTGLGRPVYGGGGIMPDVFVPQDTTGVSSYLIEVSNRGLIIQFSFQYTDRNRAKLSAFENEQDLLKYLRRQGIVEQFIRFADSKGVKRRNLLIHRSYKLLERNLYGNIIYNTLGKEAYIRYINESDATVKKALEILERGEAFPKAPLQAGQEEENTNGKEKRTAQAYSFTEDPSQIYRYASIC, via the coding sequence ATGGGTACAAAAAACTCTTCCCGTTTCACACCTCTCATTATTGCAATCAGTGTAGTAGCGGGCATACTTATCGGAACTTTTTATGCCAAACATTTCGCAGGAAACCGTTTGGGGATTATCAACGGCTCGTCCAACAAGCTGAATGCGTTACTGCGGGTGGTAGACGACCAGTATGTGGACAGCGTCAACATGACCGATCTGGTAGAAAAAGCAATGCCGCAGATATTGGCAGAACTTGACCCACACTCCACTTATATTCCCGCACAGAAATTGGAAGCAGTCAATTCTGAACTGGAAGGCAGCTTCAGCGGTATCGGTATCCAGTTTACCATACAAGAAGATACCATACACGTGAACAGCGTAATACAAGGCGGTCCGTCCGAAAAAGTAGGACTCATGGCAGGTGACCGCATTGTCATGGTAAACGACAGCCTGTTCGTTGGCAAAGGGCTGACTAATGAAAAAGCCATGCGCAATCTGAAAGGACCTAAAGGCACACAAGTGAAGTTAGGAGTGAAGCGCGCCACCGAAAAAGAGCTGTTGGATTTCACCATTACACGCGGCGACATTCCCCAGAACACGATTGATGCCGCTTATATGCTCAACGATGATTTCGGCTACATACAAGTCAGCAAGTTCGGACGTACCTCACACGTAGAACTGCTGAATGCCATTGCCCAACTAAGCCATCAAAAATGTAAAGGTTTCATCATCGACCTGCGTGGTAATACCGGCGGTTACATGGAAGCCGCGACCCGTATGGTAAACGAGTTCCTTCCGGAAGGGAAACTCATTGTATATACACAAGGACGTAAATATCCGCGCATGGAAGAGTATGCCAACGGTACGGGTAGCTGCCAAAAGACACCACTCGTTGTATTGGTAGATGAAGGTTCGGCTTCTGCCAGTGAGATCTTTGCAGGTGCTATTCAGGACAACGACCGGGGAACTATCGTTGGACGCCGTTCTTTTGGCAAAGGCTTGGTACAACAACCTATTGATTTCAGTGACGGTTCCGCCATTCGCCTGACTATTGCTCGCTACTATACTCCATCCGGACGTTGCATCCAGCGTCCCTACGAAAGCGGGAAAGACTCTAAATACGAAATGGATTGGCTGACCCGCTATGAACATGGAGAGTTCTTCTCTAAAGACAGCATCAAACTCGACGAAAGCCTGCGCTACTCCACCGGACTGGGACGTCCCGTTTACGGCGGTGGCGGCATTATGCCCGATGTATTCGTACCTCAAGACACAACCGGAGTATCTTCTTATCTGATAGAGGTCAGCAACAGGGGGTTGATTATACAGTTCAGTTTCCAATACACCGACCGTAACCGTGCCAAGTTGAGTGCGTTCGAAAATGAACAGGATTTACTGAAATACCTGCGCCGCCAAGGTATTGTAGAGCAATTCATACGTTTTGCCGATTCCAAAGGAGTGAAAAGACGCAATCTGCTGATACACCGTTCCTATAAATTACTGGAACGGAACCTCTACGGCAATATCATCTACAATACGTTGGGTAAAGAAGCCTATATCCGATATATCAACGAGAGTGACGCTACTGTAAAAAAAGCGTTGGAAATCCTGGAACGTGGCGAAGCTTTCCCGAAAGCTCCGCTACAAGCCGGTCAAGAAGAGGAGAATACCAATGGAAAAGAAAAAAGAACTGCGCAAGCGTATAGCTTTACTGAAGACCCTTCACAAATCTACCGCTACGCATCAATCTGCTGA
- a CDS encoding dCMP deaminase family protein, protein MDETKRSKQEALDKRYIRMASIWAENSYCQRRQVGALIVKDKMIISDGYNGTPSGFENVCEDENNLTKPYVLHAEANAITKIARSNNSSNGATMYVTASPCIECAKLIIQAGIKRVVYSEKYRLEDGIELLKRAGIEVIYMSIES, encoded by the coding sequence ATGGATGAAACCAAGAGAAGTAAACAAGAAGCCTTAGACAAACGTTATATACGCATGGCAAGCATATGGGCGGAAAACTCATACTGTCAACGTCGTCAGGTGGGTGCACTCATCGTAAAGGATAAAATGATTATCTCGGACGGATATAACGGCACGCCATCCGGTTTTGAGAATGTATGTGAAGATGAAAACAATCTCACCAAACCCTATGTGCTCCATGCCGAAGCCAATGCCATTACCAAGATAGCACGCTCCAACAACAGCAGCAACGGTGCCACAATGTACGTCACTGCCTCTCCCTGTATAGAATGTGCCAAACTTATCATCCAGGCAGGAATCAAGCGTGTCGTATACTCTGAAAAATATCGTTTGGAAGACGGCATCGAACTGCTGAAACGTGCAGGTATCGAAGTAATATATATGTCAATTGAGAGTTGA
- a CDS encoding DUF4847 family protein, giving the protein MKEKIKIKTIVCCLMITSMLLGLGACNNEDDVMEIFNNKTWKLVRIATEKGKEQFYQGLWSNESKEEIDRELNTFRAEGNYTLNFNCAEVNGEVTGTVNVHAVNSSINDAVLKIDGKEHTISIKGKVIGTESDKLAKVFINGIQNVFKYEGDIHNITLYFKDGNTTKVMGFTAR; this is encoded by the coding sequence ATGAAAGAAAAAATCAAAATAAAGACAATAGTCTGTTGCCTGATGATTACATCCATGCTTCTCGGCTTGGGCGCTTGCAACAATGAGGATGATGTAATGGAAATCTTCAACAACAAAACCTGGAAATTGGTTCGTATCGCCACCGAAAAAGGAAAAGAACAATTCTATCAAGGCTTGTGGAGCAACGAAAGTAAAGAAGAAATCGACCGTGAACTCAATACTTTCAGGGCAGAAGGAAACTACACTCTAAACTTTAACTGTGCCGAAGTGAACGGAGAAGTTACCGGTACGGTTAATGTCCATGCCGTCAACTCGAGTATCAATGATGCAGTTCTGAAAATAGACGGAAAGGAACATACCATAAGCATCAAAGGAAAAGTTATCGGTACAGAAAGCGATAAGTTGGCTAAAGTATTCATCAACGGTATACAGAATGTGTTCAAATACGAAGGGGATATACATAATATTACTCTTTACTTCAAAGACGGAAATACAACAAAAGTCATGGGATTTACAGCCCGCTAA
- a CDS encoding M3 family metallopeptidase, which translates to MTMIQASNPFFEKYSTPHGTVPFNLIKTEHYAPAIHEGIRRQNAEIDAIINNPAAPTFENTIVPYEKSGELLHRVTTVFGNLLSAETSDELQELAREIMPLMSEHENNISLNEKLFARIKAAYELTDKNKLTPEQSKLLEDIYTGFVRNGANLQGDAKEKYRKLCKELSLLTLQFSENALKETNDYQLVLTNKSQLSGLPESAVDAAAETAQEKGVKGWVFTLHAPSYSPFMTYADNRDLRQELYMAYNTKCTHDNACNNLEIVKKIANVRMEIAQLLGYDNFAEYNLKERMAQNSDAVYKLLNQLLEAYTPTAQKEYAEVQALARNEEGESFNLMPWDWSYYSQKLKDRKFSVNDEMLRPYFELSKVKEGVFGLASRLYGITFKKNPGIPVYHKDVEAYEVFDKDGTYLAVLYTDFHPRAGKRSGAWMTSYKGQWTDEKSGENSRPHVSIVMNFTKPTQNKPALLTFDEVETFLHEFGHSLHEIFANSTYESLSGTNVYWDFVELPSQFMENFAIEKEFLHTFARHYQTGELIPDELVQRIVDSSNFNVAYACLRQVSFGLLDMAWYTRNPPFEGDVKAYEKKAWDKAQILPVVEETCMSTQFSHIFAGGYSAGYYSYKWAEVLDADAFSLFKQCGIFNPEVANSFRRNILSKGGTEHPMTLYKRFRGQEPTIDALLIRNGIKR; encoded by the coding sequence ATGACTATGATACAAGCCTCAAATCCTTTCTTTGAAAAGTATTCAACTCCACATGGAACTGTTCCTTTTAATCTGATAAAGACTGAACATTACGCACCTGCCATACATGAAGGCATCCGCCGGCAAAATGCAGAAATAGATGCGATCATCAATAACCCTGCTGCTCCGACTTTTGAAAACACGATAGTGCCCTACGAGAAGTCCGGAGAACTGTTGCATCGTGTCACTACCGTATTCGGCAATCTGCTCAGCGCCGAAACCAGCGATGAATTGCAGGAACTTGCCCGGGAAATCATGCCACTGATGAGCGAACATGAAAACAACATCAGCCTCAACGAAAAGCTATTTGCCCGCATCAAAGCCGCATATGAGCTGACAGACAAGAATAAACTTACTCCGGAACAGTCCAAGCTACTGGAAGACATCTACACCGGCTTTGTCCGCAACGGAGCAAACCTGCAAGGAGATGCCAAGGAAAAGTACCGTAAATTGTGCAAAGAATTAAGCTTGTTGACACTGCAGTTCAGTGAAAATGCCCTGAAAGAGACAAACGACTACCAATTGGTGCTGACCAATAAGTCACAGTTGTCCGGTCTGCCTGAAAGCGCCGTTGATGCCGCCGCAGAGACAGCGCAGGAAAAAGGTGTGAAAGGTTGGGTATTCACCCTGCATGCCCCAAGTTACAGCCCTTTCATGACGTATGCCGACAACCGCGACCTGCGCCAAGAACTTTACATGGCATATAATACCAAATGCACGCATGACAATGCCTGCAACAATCTGGAAATCGTAAAGAAAATTGCCAACGTCCGCATGGAAATCGCCCAACTGCTGGGTTACGACAACTTTGCCGAATACAACCTGAAAGAACGAATGGCACAAAACAGCGACGCTGTATACAAACTGCTGAACCAACTGTTAGAAGCATATACACCCACCGCACAAAAAGAATATGCTGAAGTGCAGGCACTGGCACGCAACGAAGAAGGAGAAAGCTTCAATCTCATGCCATGGGACTGGAGTTACTATTCCCAAAAGCTGAAAGACCGGAAGTTCAGTGTTAATGATGAAATGCTTCGTCCCTACTTTGAGCTAAGCAAAGTTAAAGAAGGAGTATTCGGACTGGCAAGCAGGCTGTACGGCATCACATTCAAGAAGAATCCCGGCATTCCTGTTTATCACAAGGATGTGGAAGCCTACGAAGTATTTGATAAAGACGGCACATATCTTGCTGTACTCTATACAGACTTTCATCCCAGAGCCGGAAAACGCTCCGGTGCATGGATGACGAGCTACAAAGGGCAGTGGACAGATGAGAAAAGCGGCGAAAACAGCCGTCCGCACGTATCTATCGTGATGAATTTTACCAAACCCACACAAAACAAGCCCGCCCTACTAACTTTCGATGAAGTGGAAACTTTCCTGCACGAGTTCGGGCACAGCTTGCACGAGATATTTGCCAACTCCACTTACGAAAGTTTAAGCGGCACAAATGTTTATTGGGACTTTGTAGAACTGCCTTCTCAGTTCATGGAAAACTTTGCCATTGAAAAAGAGTTCCTGCACACCTTTGCCCGCCACTACCAAACCGGCGAACTCATCCCCGACGAACTGGTGCAGCGCATTGTAGACTCATCGAATTTCAACGTGGCTTATGCCTGCCTGCGCCAAGTAAGTTTCGGATTGCTGGATATGGCATGGTATACACGCAATCCCCCTTTCGAAGGGGATGTTAAAGCTTATGAGAAGAAGGCTTGGGATAAAGCACAAATACTCCCTGTTGTAGAGGAAACCTGTATGAGCACCCAGTTCTCACACATTTTTGCGGGCGGATATTCTGCCGGGTATTACAGCTATAAATGGGCGGAAGTGCTGGATGCGGATGCTTTCTCGCTGTTCAAGCAATGCGGCATTTTCAATCCGGAAGTAGCCAACTCTTTCCGCCGGAATATCCTGTCGAAAGGAGGTACGGAACATCCCATGACGCTCTACAAGCGTTTCCGCGGACAAGAACCTACCATAGATGCGCTATTAATCAGAAACGGAATAAAAAGATGA
- the gap gene encoding type I glyceraldehyde-3-phosphate dehydrogenase, which produces MIKVGINGFGRIGRFVFRAAQKRNDIQIVGINDLCPVDYLAYMLKYDTMHGQFDGTIEADVENSKLIVNGQSIRITAEKNPADLKWNEVGAEYVVESTGLFLTKEKAQAHIEAGAKYVVMSAPSKDDTPMFVCGVNEKTYVKGTQFVSNASCTTNCLAPIAKVLNDKWGITDGLMTTVHSTTATQKTVDGPSMKDWRGGRAAAGNIIPSSTGAAKAVGKVIPALNGKLTGMSMRVPTLDVSVVDLTVNLAKPATYAEICAAMKEASEGELKGVLGYTEDAVVSSDFLGDTRTSIFDAKAGIALTDTFVKVVSWYDNEIGYSNKVLDLIAHMASVNC; this is translated from the coding sequence ATGATTAAAGTAGGTATTAATGGATTCGGACGTATCGGACGTTTCGTATTCCGCGCTGCTCAGAAAAGAAACGATATTCAAATCGTTGGTATTAACGACCTTTGCCCGGTAGATTACTTGGCTTACATGCTGAAGTATGATACTATGCACGGTCAATTCGACGGTACTATCGAAGCTGATGTTGAAAACAGCAAACTGATCGTTAACGGTCAATCTATCCGTATCACTGCTGAAAAGAACCCGGCTGACCTGAAATGGAACGAAGTAGGTGCTGAATACGTAGTTGAATCTACCGGTTTGTTCCTGACTAAGGAAAAAGCTCAGGCTCACATCGAAGCTGGTGCAAAATACGTTGTAATGTCTGCTCCTTCTAAGGATGACACTCCGATGTTCGTTTGCGGTGTTAACGAAAAGACTTATGTTAAGGGTACTCAATTCGTATCTAACGCTTCTTGTACTACTAACTGCTTGGCTCCTATCGCTAAAGTATTGAACGATAAATGGGGTATCACTGACGGTTTGATGACTACAGTTCACTCTACAACTGCTACTCAGAAAACAGTTGACGGTCCTTCTATGAAAGACTGGAGAGGTGGTCGTGCTGCTGCAGGCAACATCATTCCTTCTTCTACTGGTGCTGCTAAGGCTGTAGGTAAAGTTATTCCGGCTTTGAACGGTAAACTGACTGGTATGTCTATGCGTGTTCCGACTTTGGACGTTTCTGTAGTTGACTTGACTGTTAACTTGGCTAAACCGGCTACTTACGCTGAAATCTGCGCTGCCATGAAAGAAGCTTCTGAAGGCGAACTGAAAGGTGTTCTGGGTTACACTGAAGATGCAGTTGTTTCTTCTGATTTCTTGGGTGACACTCGCACTTCTATCTTCGATGCTAAGGCAGGTATCGCTTTGACTGATACTTTCGTTAAAGTTGTATCTTGGTACGACAACGAAATCGGTTATTCTAACAAGGTTCTTGACCTGATTGCTCACATGGCATCTGTTAACTGCTAA
- the mscL gene encoding large-conductance mechanosensitive channel protein MscL → MGKSSFLQEFKAFAMKGNVVDMAVGVIIGGAFGKIVSSVVADVIMPPLGLLIGGVNFTDLKWVMKPAEVVDGKEIAAVTLNYGNFLQATFDFLIIAFSIFMFIKLITKLTEKKKAETPAAPPAPPAPSKEEVLLTEIRDILKEK, encoded by the coding sequence ATGGGAAAAAGTTCATTTTTACAGGAATTTAAGGCTTTTGCCATGAAAGGCAATGTGGTCGATATGGCTGTCGGTGTTATCATTGGAGGTGCGTTTGGCAAGATTGTATCTTCAGTTGTGGCTGATGTGATAATGCCTCCTTTGGGCTTGCTGATAGGCGGTGTAAACTTTACCGATTTAAAATGGGTGATGAAGCCTGCCGAAGTAGTGGATGGCAAGGAGATAGCCGCTGTAACGTTGAATTACGGAAATTTCCTGCAGGCCACTTTCGACTTTCTCATTATCGCTTTTTCTATCTTTATGTTTATTAAGTTGATAACCAAGCTGACGGAAAAGAAAAAAGCGGAAACGCCTGCTGCTCCTCCTGCACCGCCCGCACCAAGTAAGGAAGAAGTGTTGTTGACGGAAATTCGCGATATATTGAAAGAAAAATAA
- a CDS encoding DUF5039 family protein, with protein MKRNILSAVLTLYCLLPIAAQPLSKADSLQIEIAQLENALTSIQTDLQEKTLQYNWEITEKYIEYCKKLYKITNFNREPRLIQLATTIKPEELEPQRLAYEKAKKELEALLTSYPEYITLDSLYKRAINTEQKKDRKIALDGFYQRIYNKDKTYRPLLEKKRKAFKEHYIACASYLLDECKRNREVVPEIYDYKTARILKETDPKLHQLSIEISTLESLQRETIRKYQRLKYNLKED; from the coding sequence ATGAAAAGAAACATCCTATCAGCGGTCCTTACACTTTACTGCCTATTGCCGATAGCAGCACAGCCCCTTTCCAAAGCAGATTCGCTACAAATTGAAATTGCTCAATTAGAAAATGCACTGACAAGCATACAGACTGATTTGCAAGAAAAAACTTTGCAGTACAATTGGGAAATAACAGAAAAATACATTGAATATTGCAAGAAACTCTACAAAATCACCAACTTCAACCGCGAACCCCGGTTGATACAACTTGCCACTACCATAAAACCGGAAGAACTGGAACCTCAGAGATTAGCCTATGAAAAGGCTAAAAAAGAACTTGAAGCACTATTGACATCCTACCCGGAGTATATCACCCTCGATTCTTTATATAAAAGAGCCATCAATACGGAACAGAAAAAAGACCGCAAAATTGCCTTGGACGGTTTCTATCAACGCATATACAATAAAGATAAGACTTACCGTCCGCTGCTCGAAAAAAAACGCAAAGCCTTCAAAGAGCATTATATAGCCTGTGCTTCCTATCTACTGGACGAATGTAAAAGAAACCGGGAAGTTGTACCGGAAATCTATGATTATAAAACAGCACGAATTCTCAAAGAGACCGATCCCAAGCTCCACCAACTATCCATAGAGATCAGTACACTTGAAAGTCTTCAACGGGAGACAATTCGTAAATATCAGAGATTGAAGTACAACCTGAAAGAAGACTAG